A DNA window from Bacteroides cellulosilyticus contains the following coding sequences:
- a CDS encoding DUF3316 domain-containing protein → MKLHKIVVIVGCLLLSGGSIKAQSVEDKALQELRADSSARTRFITRATMYGVGFTNVFDTYLSPQEYKGVDFRISRESMRMTKWMNGNVSLQSFFQADLGYTHNRVDNNNMFSGLANWNYGLHYNFPITSNFKLLAGGLIDLNGGFVYNLRNGNNPAQARAYINLDASGMAIWDLRIKNYPISLRYQVNLPFAGIMFSPNYGQSYYEIFTLGNWNGVINFTSLHNQPSLRQMLTVDFPVGRAKMRLAYLWDAQQSKVNDIKTHTYSHVFMVGFVKELFLIRDKKKK, encoded by the coding sequence ATGAAGTTACATAAGATTGTTGTAATAGTAGGATGCCTGCTTTTGTCAGGTGGAAGTATAAAAGCGCAAAGTGTTGAAGACAAGGCGCTGCAAGAGCTGAGGGCGGACTCTTCTGCAAGGACACGCTTTATAACCCGCGCCACAATGTACGGTGTCGGCTTCACGAATGTATTCGACACCTACCTGTCACCGCAGGAATACAAAGGCGTTGACTTCCGTATTTCCCGCGAAAGTATGCGCATGACGAAGTGGATGAACGGTAATGTATCTCTGCAAAGTTTCTTCCAGGCAGACTTAGGCTATACACACAACCGGGTGGACAACAACAATATGTTCTCCGGTCTGGCAAACTGGAATTACGGATTGCATTATAATTTTCCGATTACTTCTAACTTCAAATTACTTGCCGGAGGACTTATCGACTTAAATGGCGGCTTTGTCTACAATCTGCGCAATGGCAACAACCCGGCACAGGCACGCGCTTACATCAATCTGGATGCATCGGGAATGGCAATATGGGATTTAAGAATCAAAAACTATCCGATTAGTCTGCGCTATCAGGTTAACCTGCCTTTTGCAGGTATTATGTTCTCACCCAACTACGGACAGTCGTACTACGAAATATTTACGTTGGGCAACTGGAACGGGGTAATTAATTTCACTTCCCTACACAACCAGCCATCCCTGCGGCAGATGCTGACTGTTGATTTCCCGGTAGGAAGAGCCAAAATGCGTTTAGCCTATCTCTGGGATGCACAACAATCCAAAGTAAATGATATAAAGACGCATACCTATTCGCATGTGTTTATGGTAGGTTTCGTAAAAGAATTGTTTCTCATTCGTGACAAGAAGAAAAAATAG
- a CDS encoding glycine--tRNA ligase: MAQEDVFKKLVSHCKEYGFVFPSSDIYDGLGAVYDYGQMGVELKNNIKQYWWQSMVLLHENIVGIDSAIFMHPTIWKASGHVDAFNDPLIDNRDSKKRYRADVLIEDQLAKYDDKINKEVAKAAKRFGEAFDEAQFRSTNGRVLEHQAKRDALHERFAKALNDNNLDELRQIILDEEIVCPISGTKNWTEVRQFNLMFSTEMGSTSDGAMKIYLRPETAQGIFVNYLNVQKTGRMKIPFGIAQIGKAFRNEIVARQFIFRMREFEQMEMQFFVKPGTELEWFKKWKEIRLKWHKALGFGDDHYRYHDHDKLAHYANAATDIEFLMPFGFKEVEGIHSRTNFDLSQHEKFSGKNIKYFDPETNESYTPFVVETSIGVDRMFLSIMSASYCEEQLESGESRVVLRLPAALAPVKLAVMPLVKKDGLPEKAREIIDSLKFHFHCQYDEKDSIGKRYRRQDAIGTPYCVTVDHQTLEDNCVTLRNRDTMQQERVAIAELNNIIADRVSITSLLKGLQ; this comes from the coding sequence ATGGCACAAGAAGACGTTTTTAAGAAACTCGTATCACACTGTAAGGAATACGGTTTCGTATTCCCCTCCAGCGACATCTACGACGGATTGGGAGCAGTGTATGACTACGGTCAGATGGGTGTGGAACTGAAAAACAACATTAAACAATACTGGTGGCAGAGCATGGTGTTGCTGCACGAAAACATTGTCGGCATCGACTCCGCTATCTTTATGCACCCCACCATCTGGAAGGCTTCCGGACACGTAGACGCATTCAATGACCCTTTGATTGACAACCGTGATTCCAAAAAACGTTATCGTGCTGATGTGCTGATTGAAGACCAACTTGCAAAGTACGACGATAAAATCAATAAAGAAGTTGCCAAAGCTGCCAAGCGTTTCGGAGAGGCTTTTGATGAAGCGCAGTTCCGTAGCACAAATGGTCGCGTATTGGAACACCAGGCTAAACGCGACGCATTGCACGAACGTTTTGCAAAGGCGCTGAATGATAATAACCTTGACGAGCTTCGCCAGATTATTCTGGATGAAGAAATCGTTTGCCCCATCAGCGGTACAAAGAACTGGACGGAAGTTCGTCAGTTCAACCTGATGTTTTCTACAGAGATGGGTTCTACTTCGGATGGTGCCATGAAGATTTACCTGCGTCCTGAAACAGCCCAGGGTATCTTTGTGAATTACCTGAATGTACAGAAGACCGGTCGCATGAAGATACCTTTCGGTATTGCACAGATTGGTAAGGCATTCCGTAACGAGATTGTTGCCCGTCAGTTCATTTTCCGTATGCGTGAGTTCGAACAGATGGAAATGCAGTTCTTCGTGAAGCCGGGTACTGAGCTGGAATGGTTCAAGAAATGGAAAGAAATCCGTTTGAAATGGCATAAGGCATTGGGATTCGGTGATGACCACTATCGTTATCATGATCATGATAAGTTGGCTCATTATGCGAATGCAGCTACAGATATCGAGTTCTTAATGCCGTTTGGCTTCAAGGAAGTGGAAGGTATCCATAGCCGTACGAATTTTGACTTGTCCCAGCATGAGAAGTTCTCAGGTAAGAATATTAAGTACTTCGATCCCGAAACGAATGAAAGTTATACTCCGTTTGTTGTGGAAACTTCTATTGGTGTGGACCGTATGTTCCTCAGTATCATGTCTGCTTCTTATTGCGAAGAACAACTGGAGAGTGGAGAAAGCCGCGTAGTACTGAGATTGCCTGCCGCACTTGCTCCTGTGAAGTTGGCTGTAATGCCGTTGGTGAAGAAAGACGGTCTGCCTGAAAAGGCTCGTGAGATTATCGACTCATTGAAGTTCCACTTCCACTGCCAGTATGATGAAAAAGATAGTATCGGTAAACGTTACCGTCGTCAGGATGCCATTGGTACTCCGTACTGCGTGACTGTTGACCACCAAACTCTGGAAGATAACTGCGTGACGCTGCGTAATCGTGATACGATGCAACAGGAACGCGTGGCTATTGCTGAACTGAATAACATCATTGCAGACCGTGTTAGCATCACTTCATTGCTGAAGGGGTTGCAATAA
- a CDS encoding DNA gyrase/topoisomerase IV subunit A: protein MSEDFEAPKDDLENGLPEGSEGHSDYKPADAKDVKAKYQLSGMYQNWFLDYASYVILERAVPHINDGLKPVQRRILHSMRRLEDGRYNKVANIVGHTMQFHPHGDASIGDALVQLGQKDLLVDCQGNWGNILTGDGAAAPRYIEARLSKFALDVVFNPKTTEWKLSYDGRNKEPVTLPVKFPLLLAQGVEGIAVGLSSKILPHNFNELCDASIHYLHEEEFKLYPDFQTGGSIDVSKYNDGERGGAVRIRAKIEKIDNKTLAIKEIPYGKTVASVCDSIVKASEKGKIKIKKVEDLTSGNVEILVHLAPGVSSDKTIDALYAFTDCEVSISPNCCVIDDQKPHFLTVSNILRKSVDNTLSLLRQELEIRKDEILESLHFASLEKIFIEERIYKDKEFEQAQNMDAACEHIDERLTPYYPQFVREVTKEDILKLMEIKMGRILKFNSDKAEELIARMKADIEEIDHHLANIVEYTVDWYLMLKNKYGKNFPRRTELRNFDTIEASKVVEANEKLYINREEGFIGTGLKKDEFLSNCSSLDDVIIFFRDGRYIVTPVSDKKFVGKNILYANVFKKNDKRTIYNVVYRDGKEGTHYIKRFAVTSIIRDREYDVTQGTPDSRIMYFTANPNGEAEVIKVTLKPNPRVRRIIFEEDFSAVGIKGRQARGNILTKLPVHKIALKQRGGSTLGGRKVWFDRDVLRLNYDGRGEYLGEFQSDDSILVVHDNGDFYITNFDLSNHYEANIRILEKFDPNKIWTAVLYDADQQNFPYIKRFCMEATNRKQNYLGENKNNRLILLTDECYPRLEIIFGGHDSFREPMIIEADEFIAVKGFKAKGKRITTFTMETVNELEPTRQPEVSQDTEDQEEEEPENLDPDHGKSEDDIRDEITGQMKLF, encoded by the coding sequence ATGAGCGAAGACTTTGAAGCACCAAAAGACGATTTGGAAAACGGACTCCCGGAAGGGAGCGAAGGACATTCGGATTATAAACCCGCTGACGCGAAAGACGTAAAAGCAAAATACCAACTTAGCGGTATGTACCAGAACTGGTTTCTGGATTATGCTTCATACGTTATTCTGGAGCGTGCCGTACCCCACATAAATGATGGTTTGAAGCCTGTGCAGAGACGTATTCTGCACTCCATGAGGCGTTTGGAAGATGGACGTTACAATAAGGTAGCGAACATCGTAGGACATACCATGCAGTTTCACCCGCATGGTGACGCTTCTATCGGGGATGCGCTGGTGCAATTAGGACAGAAAGATTTGCTTGTAGACTGTCAAGGAAACTGGGGTAATATACTCACCGGTGACGGTGCTGCTGCTCCCCGTTACATTGAAGCACGCCTGTCGAAATTCGCCCTCGACGTAGTGTTCAATCCCAAAACTACCGAATGGAAACTTTCCTATGACGGACGAAACAAAGAACCGGTAACCCTGCCTGTTAAATTTCCTTTGCTGCTGGCACAAGGAGTAGAGGGTATTGCGGTAGGTCTTTCATCCAAAATACTTCCCCATAACTTCAATGAACTTTGCGATGCATCCATCCACTATCTGCATGAAGAGGAATTCAAACTGTATCCGGATTTCCAGACAGGCGGCAGCATTGATGTTTCTAAATACAATGACGGAGAACGTGGCGGTGCGGTACGCATACGCGCTAAAATTGAAAAGATTGATAATAAGACACTTGCTATCAAAGAAATTCCTTACGGGAAAACGGTAGCCAGCGTTTGCGACTCTATTGTAAAGGCAAGCGAAAAAGGCAAAATCAAGATAAAGAAGGTAGAAGACCTGACATCTGGCAACGTAGAGATATTGGTTCACCTGGCGCCTGGTGTTTCATCGGACAAGACGATAGATGCCTTGTATGCTTTCACTGATTGCGAAGTAAGCATTTCGCCCAATTGTTGCGTCATCGACGATCAGAAACCTCACTTCCTCACCGTGAGCAACATACTGAGAAAATCAGTAGATAACACCTTATCCCTGCTGCGCCAGGAGTTGGAAATACGCAAAGACGAAATACTGGAAAGTTTGCACTTTGCCTCACTGGAAAAGATCTTCATTGAAGAACGCATTTATAAAGACAAGGAATTTGAGCAGGCCCAAAATATGGATGCCGCTTGCGAACACATCGACGAACGTCTGACGCCTTATTATCCACAATTCGTACGCGAAGTAACCAAGGAAGATATCCTCAAATTGATGGAAATAAAGATGGGGCGCATCCTCAAGTTCAACTCCGACAAAGCGGAAGAACTCATTGCCCGCATGAAGGCGGACATAGAGGAAATAGACCATCATCTGGCTAATATCGTGGAATATACGGTAGACTGGTATTTGATGCTGAAAAACAAATATGGCAAGAATTTCCCGCGCCGTACAGAATTGCGCAACTTCGATACCATCGAGGCAAGCAAGGTAGTGGAAGCCAACGAAAAATTATACATCAATCGCGAAGAAGGCTTCATCGGCACAGGTCTGAAGAAAGATGAATTCCTCTCAAACTGTTCCAGCCTCGACGATGTCATTATCTTCTTCCGCGACGGGCGGTATATAGTTACTCCTGTTTCCGACAAGAAATTTGTGGGTAAAAATATTCTTTATGCCAATGTATTCAAGAAAAACGATAAGCGTACCATCTACAATGTGGTTTACCGTGACGGAAAAGAGGGTACACATTATATCAAGCGTTTTGCAGTGACAAGCATTATCCGTGATCGCGAATATGATGTGACGCAAGGCACGCCCGATTCACGCATCATGTACTTCACTGCCAACCCCAACGGTGAAGCGGAAGTCATCAAAGTAACCCTGAAACCCAATCCACGGGTACGACGCATTATCTTCGAAGAAGACTTTAGTGCCGTCGGCATTAAAGGACGCCAGGCAAGAGGAAACATTCTAACCAAGCTTCCGGTACACAAGATCGCCCTGAAACAGCGTGGCGGTTCTACTCTGGGCGGACGAAAAGTCTGGTTCGACCGTGACGTGCTTCGCCTTAACTATGACGGACGAGGCGAATACCTGGGAGAATTCCAAAGTGATGACAGCATCCTGGTGGTACATGACAACGGGGATTTCTACATCACCAACTTCGACCTAAGCAACCACTATGAAGCCAATATCCGTATATTAGAGAAGTTTGACCCGAACAAGATATGGACAGCCGTACTTTATGATGCGGACCAACAAAATTTCCCATATATCAAACGTTTCTGCATGGAGGCAACCAACCGCAAGCAGAACTATCTGGGAGAGAACAAGAACAATCGCCTGATTTTACTGACGGATGAATGCTATCCCCGCCTGGAAATCATATTCGGCGGACACGACAGTTTCCGTGAACCTATGATTATAGAGGCTGATGAATTTATCGCTGTAAAAGGTTTCAAGGCAAAAGGTAAACGTATCACTACGTTCACAATGGAAACTGTCAATGAACTGGAACCTACACGACAGCCGGAGGTTTCGCAGGACACAGAAGATCAGGAGGAAGAAGAGCCGGAAAATCTGGACCCCGATCATGGAAAGAGTGAAGATGATATCCGGGATGAAATAACGGGGCAGATGAAGCTGTTCTAA
- a CDS encoding S41 family peptidase, with product MGIKEIYHSKFRWLGVALMILPLLSSCIREEEFNNSPQGNFEALWKIIDEQYCFLDYKQIDWDAIHDKYQPLITSNMGNDGLFQVLDSMLAELKDGHVNLYSSSNVARYWDWYLDYPRNFNEGIIERQYLGKTYRIAAGMKYKILDDNIGYIYYESFSSGVGNGNLDEVLSYLAPCSGLILDVRNNGGGNLTNSERIAARFTNEKVLTGYIQHKTGKGHSDFSDPKPIYLEPSNSIRWQKPVMLLINRHSYSATNDFVNAMRYFPNVTLVGDKTGGGSGLPFSSELPNGWGVRFSASPHLDADKQHIEFGIDPDEKVDMDENDTKSDAIIERARELLKVVQ from the coding sequence ATGGGAATAAAAGAAATATATCATAGTAAGTTTAGATGGCTGGGAGTAGCGCTCATGATACTGCCTTTGCTATCCAGTTGTATCCGGGAGGAAGAGTTCAACAATTCACCACAGGGAAACTTCGAAGCTTTGTGGAAGATCATTGACGAGCAATACTGTTTCCTGGATTACAAACAAATAGACTGGGATGCCATCCACGATAAATACCAACCTCTCATTACATCCAACATGGGTAATGACGGATTGTTCCAAGTGCTTGACAGTATGCTGGCGGAACTGAAAGACGGTCATGTGAATCTGTACAGTTCTTCAAATGTGGCCCGTTACTGGGACTGGTATCTGGATTATCCCCGCAACTTCAACGAAGGTATTATCGAACGGCAATATCTCGGAAAGACGTACCGCATCGCTGCCGGCATGAAATATAAGATTCTGGATGACAACATCGGATATATCTATTATGAATCATTCTCCAGTGGTGTCGGTAACGGCAATCTGGATGAAGTCCTTTCTTACCTTGCTCCATGTAGTGGCCTGATTCTGGATGTTCGCAACAATGGTGGCGGAAATCTGACTAATTCAGAGCGTATAGCGGCCCGCTTCACTAATGAGAAAGTGTTGACGGGGTATATCCAGCATAAGACGGGAAAGGGACACAGTGACTTCTCTGATCCCAAACCCATTTATTTGGAGCCCTCCAATAGCATCCGTTGGCAAAAACCAGTAATGCTTCTCATCAACCGTCACTCTTATAGCGCAACAAATGATTTCGTAAATGCGATGCGCTATTTTCCTAACGTTACTCTGGTAGGTGACAAAACCGGTGGCGGTTCGGGATTACCTTTCTCTTCAGAGCTTCCGAATGGTTGGGGCGTACGTTTCTCTGCCAGCCCCCACCTGGATGCAGACAAACAACATATCGAATTCGGCATTGATCCGGATGAGAAAGTAGATATGGATGAGAATGATACCAAGAGCGATGCCATTATTGAACGGGCACGGGAACTCTTAAAAGTAGTCCAATAA